The Thermodesulfobacteriota bacterium region ATGGCAATCAAGCGTGGCAAAAGAAGTCAAAATTATTTTTTCGCTGTCATTTATCTGGATATCGACCGTTTTAAACTGATCAACGACAGCCTAGGCCATAATATTGGTGATGAACTCCTTATTGAATTTGCCAGCAGAATACAGGATATGTTGAGGGATATTGATACACTGGCACGATTTGGAGGAGATGAATTTGTCATACTTTTAGAAGATATAGAAGATGAGAACTACGCGGTACTGGTTGCGGAAAGGCTTCAAAAGTCATTAAAGTCTCCCTTTGAAATAAAAGGGAATGATATTTATGCGCCTGCAAGTTTTGGAATCGTTTTAAACACCAAGATATACAGTGACCCGGAAATCATCATTCGTGATGCAGATGCCGCCATGTATCATGCAAAGGAAAAGGGGAGATCGCAATTTAAGATATTCGACAAGACCTTGCATGAAAAGGCCTTAAAGCTGCTGAAGATCGAAACCGATATGAGAAGGGCCATAGAAAATAAGGAGTTTGACCTTTACTATCAACCGATTGTTTCTTTGGATAATATATCTATCATAGGCTTTGAAGCCCTTATTCGATGGAATCATCCCACCCAGGGTCTGGTTTATCCAGACTCATTTATCCCGGTTGCTGAAGAGACCGGCCTGATCATACCGATAGGCAGATGGGTTCTAAAAAAGGCCTGCAGAGATTTACGCAGGTGGGATGAACAGGTAAAAAGCAAATGGCCACTGTTTATGAGTGTTAATATTTCCAGCAAACAATTTTTACGGCCAAGTCTGATCGATGATATTAAGGCAATCCTTGATGAAACGGGCTTGCCACCTGACAAGTTGAAACTGGAAATAACAGAGACAGCACTCATGGAGGATGTTAAAGAAACAATCCCCCTAATACAGAGGCTGAAAGATTTTGGGGTGCAAATTGTTATTGACGACTTCGGGACAGGATATTCTTCTATGAGTTACCTGCAGAAACTGCCCATCGATACCTTAAAAGTGGATCAAAGTTTTATTTCAAGGATTGAAAACAATGGCGATAATGAAAATAGAAATATCGTTGAAACGATTATTGCCCTGGCACATAAGCTGGATCTGAAGGTGGTTGCGGAAGGAGTGGAAACCAATACGCAGCATTCGGTGCTTTCACAAATGAATTGCCAGCTGGCCCAGGGGCATTTATTTTCCAGACCGCTTAAAAAGGAAAAGATGGATGAACTCATCGAGAAAATTGAACGGTATTCCAGGGCAGAACCGAACAAAAGATACAGCTTAAAAGATCTGTTACTTCATTCCGCCACCAGCTTAAAAAAGAAAGCTCACAGTTCTTAGCTGTCATATGGTCGTTCATAGCCGATAGCAGATATCTTCTAACCCGCCAAAATTTATTGTTCTCAAATTAAATTCAATGAGTACAACAACAGATATTAAGAAGTTTTCCCCTGATCAAATAGCCGGTCAGCACCTGATGGTCGGATTTGAAGGAACCAAACTCAACCAGGA contains the following coding sequences:
- a CDS encoding bifunctional diguanylate cyclase/phosphodiesterase; protein product: MDLKKINVALDNFALIIIGAGASLVYYIFAITSHVGQGIKILITIGIILLISIFTQILLNSIKKAQESLKEVNRTLEKKVSERTAELQKSEAKYRTIFQNTGAAIIIVEEDMKISLVNSVFMNLSGYARDEIEGRLTLTKFIGVKNRRKLLAGQAEFGEKTDSQFIAKNFACKFIDKNDTGKDILITLANIPGTEKSVVSITDVSELKEAEKQIYHQAFHDSLTNLPNRALFIEHLIMAIKRGKRSQNYFFAVIYLDIDRFKLINDSLGHNIGDELLIEFASRIQDMLRDIDTLARFGGDEFVILLEDIEDENYAVLVAERLQKSLKSPFEIKGNDIYAPASFGIVLNTKIYSDPEIIIRDADAAMYHAKEKGRSQFKIFDKTLHEKALKLLKIETDMRRAIENKEFDLYYQPIVSLDNISIIGFEALIRWNHPTQGLVYPDSFIPVAEETGLIIPIGRWVLKKACRDLRRWDEQVKSKWPLFMSVNISSKQFLRPSLIDDIKAILDETGLPPDKLKLEITETALMEDVKETIPLIQRLKDFGVQIVIDDFGTGYSSMSYLQKLPIDTLKVDQSFISRIENNGDNENRNIVETIIALAHKLDLKVVAEGVETNTQHSVLSQMNCQLAQGHLFSRPLKKEKMDELIEKIERYSRAEPNKRYSLKDLLLHSATSLKKKAHSS